In one window of Aquimarina spinulae DNA:
- a CDS encoding NADH-ubiquinone oxidoreductase-F iron-sulfur binding region domain-containing protein has translation MSDNLSELLGRKKVDQSLFNKMGELAKPAGTPSDEELAKLADEFLIGKANAYGTASFYDFLKPENKGKKVYVCNGTACVCAGTQDTVGNSLKDHFKEDEIGHMTCLGRCHENNAFHYNGKNYSGDALHNLNQIINSKNELNQDNYAIKASGKAILTQSFTTISDFYKPLINALKKDSAEILEEIKTSNVRGRGGAGFPMGLKLEFCRNVENTTKFIICNADEGDPGAFSDRYLLEHQPHSVLFGMLISGYVTHASYGIVYIRAEYPEAVKIVQDAIDDLRNEGLIGDNIQDSGFNFDFKIIQAQGSYICGEETALINSIEGQRPEVRVRPPYPAQKGLFNKPTVVNNVETLAALHYIISNGGNAWKQIGTERSSGTKLVSLDSFFNRPGLYEVEMGTPLSVVINDLGGGFKSDVKALQIGGPLGGVVPISKIDDLTIDFESFSKEGFLLGHASIICIPSSFPMMKFIEHLFDFASYESCGKCFPCRLGTKRGHELSSKALHSGHKIDQKLFSDLLTTLEQGSLCAHGGGIPLPIRNTLHYFEDELKTYFN, from the coding sequence ATGTCAGATAATTTAAGTGAATTATTAGGTAGAAAAAAAGTAGATCAAAGCCTTTTCAATAAAATGGGAGAGCTGGCAAAACCTGCAGGTACACCAAGTGATGAAGAGTTAGCAAAATTAGCTGATGAATTTTTAATTGGAAAAGCCAATGCCTATGGCACAGCTAGTTTCTATGATTTTTTAAAGCCCGAAAACAAAGGTAAGAAAGTATATGTATGTAATGGGACCGCATGTGTTTGTGCCGGTACGCAAGATACTGTAGGCAATTCACTTAAAGATCATTTCAAGGAAGATGAAATTGGGCATATGACATGTCTTGGGAGATGTCATGAGAATAACGCATTTCATTATAATGGAAAAAATTATTCTGGTGATGCACTTCATAATCTTAATCAAATTATCAATTCAAAAAATGAGTTAAATCAAGATAATTATGCTATAAAAGCTAGCGGAAAAGCAATACTTACCCAATCATTCACTACTATTTCTGATTTTTATAAGCCGCTTATAAATGCACTCAAAAAAGATTCTGCAGAAATATTAGAGGAAATTAAAACCTCAAATGTTCGAGGTCGAGGTGGTGCTGGGTTCCCAATGGGATTAAAATTAGAGTTTTGCAGAAATGTAGAAAACACTACAAAATTTATTATTTGTAATGCCGATGAAGGAGATCCCGGTGCTTTTTCTGATCGATATTTATTAGAACATCAACCCCATTCGGTATTATTCGGGATGCTTATTTCTGGATATGTTACACATGCAAGTTACGGGATTGTGTATATACGTGCAGAATATCCTGAAGCTGTAAAAATTGTACAAGATGCGATTGATGACCTTCGAAATGAAGGGTTAATCGGGGATAATATTCAAGATAGTGGGTTTAATTTTGATTTCAAAATTATACAAGCGCAAGGATCATACATTTGCGGAGAAGAAACGGCACTTATCAATTCTATAGAAGGGCAACGACCAGAAGTTCGTGTTCGCCCACCCTACCCAGCTCAAAAAGGCTTATTTAATAAGCCAACTGTAGTCAATAATGTGGAAACATTAGCCGCTTTACATTACATTATAAGTAACGGAGGAAATGCCTGGAAACAAATTGGAACTGAACGTTCTTCTGGAACAAAACTAGTCTCCTTAGATAGCTTTTTTAATCGACCTGGCCTCTATGAAGTAGAAATGGGAACTCCTCTTTCTGTAGTTATTAATGATTTGGGTGGTGGATTTAAATCTGATGTTAAAGCGCTTCAGATTGGTGGCCCTCTTGGAGGAGTAGTCCCCATCTCAAAAATTGATGATTTAACAATAGATTTTGAATCATTTTCAAAAGAAGGTTTCTTACTGGGTCACGCATCAATTATTTGCATTCCTTCAAGTTTTCCAATGATGAAATTTATAGAACATCTTTTTGATTTTGCTTCTTATGAAAGCTGCGGAAAATGTTTTCCATGTAGATTAGGAACAAAACGCGGACATGAGCTTTCTAGCAAAGCATTACATTCTGGCCATAAAATAGATCAAAAATTATTCTCAGACCTTTTAACTACCCTCGAACAAGGGTCGTTATGTGCACACGGAGGTGGTATCCCACTGCCTATCCGAAATACGTTACACTATTTTGAAGATGAATTGAAAACGTACTTCAACTAA
- the fdhD gene encoding formate dehydrogenase accessory sulfurtransferase FdhD, whose product MAIRNYEGKKYEVDSVNKTLDSLTIEEALQININNKPFTVSMRTPGEDISLIRGMLHSEDIIKNINFLPDIVLKKENDDGIVTVVNLTIPEEELGDGYSNSRSLLSVSSCGICGRTELGDLSFLGKTIDDTEIIDVNIIHQLFTKMSALQHNFNQSGGAHAAAAFTKTGELLCSMEDIGRHNAVDKVIGKLILLNKLDQAKIITVSGRVSYEIVVKCFKAKIPFLAAVSAPSSLAVDYSKELGITLLAFCRNQRATCYSNPYRTKTTKQFRDIDTKAS is encoded by the coding sequence ATGGCAATTAGAAATTATGAAGGCAAGAAATATGAAGTAGATTCAGTGAATAAAACATTAGATTCACTTACTATTGAAGAAGCATTGCAAATAAATATCAACAATAAACCCTTTACGGTGTCTATGAGGACTCCGGGAGAAGATATTAGCCTAATTCGAGGGATGCTTCATTCTGAAGATATCATTAAAAACATAAATTTCCTGCCCGATATTGTCTTAAAAAAAGAGAATGATGATGGTATTGTAACTGTAGTAAATCTCACTATTCCTGAAGAAGAACTAGGTGACGGATATTCTAACAGCAGAAGTTTATTATCTGTCTCTTCTTGTGGCATTTGTGGCCGAACAGAACTTGGAGATTTATCCTTCCTAGGAAAAACCATTGATGATACCGAAATAATTGATGTTAATATTATTCATCAATTATTTACAAAAATGAGCGCTTTACAGCATAATTTTAACCAATCTGGGGGTGCACATGCCGCAGCTGCATTTACTAAAACCGGAGAATTGCTATGCTCGATGGAAGATATTGGTCGTCATAATGCTGTAGATAAAGTTATTGGTAAACTAATTTTATTAAACAAACTGGATCAAGCAAAAATAATTACTGTGAGTGGACGTGTTTCTTATGAAATCGTTGTTAAATGTTTTAAAGCAAAAATTCCGTTTCTAGCAGCGGTTTCTGCACCATCTTCTTTAGCTGTTGATTACTCTAAAGAACTAGGGATTACACTATTAGCATTTTGTCGTAATCAGAGAGCAACCTGTTACTCTAATCCTTATCGAACTAAAACAACTAAACAATTTCGAGACATCGATACAAAAGCAAGTTAA
- a CDS encoding formate--tetrahydrofolate ligase, protein MNDLEIAKQIQLKHISTIAEKLGLNSDNIEMYGKYKAKLPHSVIDKNKVNKSNLILVTAISPTPAGEGKTTMSIGLSEGLNQLGKQTTVVLREPSLGPVFGIKGGATGGGYSQVLPMEDINLHFTGDFSAIEKAHNLLSAVIDNNIQSKTNSLGIDARTVTWKRVMDMNDRALRHIVVGLGGTTSGVPRETGFDITAASEIMAILCLADDLENLKERLGNIFIGYTFGKKPVYAKDLKVEGAMAALLKDAVKPNLVQTIEGNPAIIHGGPFANIAQGTNSVIATRMGMSLSDYTVTEAGFGADLGAEKFLDIKCQSAGISPKAIVITTTIRALKYHGGADLKSLTDPNVEALKNGIPNLEKHLENVKQFGITPVIAINRFVSDSDEEIAAIQEFAKNNNVRVALAEVWAKGGKGAIELAKHVVEIVESGDSNFSPLYNWEADVTEKIETIATKIYGANRVDYTAKAKKNLRTIAALGLENLPVCIAKTQKSLSDNPKLIGRPKDFTITIREIEIAAGAGFLVPITGDMMRMPGLPAHPASENINIDNDGNITGLF, encoded by the coding sequence ATGAATGATTTAGAAATAGCAAAACAGATACAGCTTAAGCACATAAGTACTATTGCCGAAAAACTAGGATTAAATTCTGACAATATTGAAATGTATGGTAAGTATAAAGCCAAATTACCGCATTCGGTTATTGATAAAAATAAGGTAAACAAAAGTAACTTAATTCTTGTTACTGCTATTTCTCCAACACCTGCAGGTGAAGGAAAAACCACAATGTCGATTGGTCTGTCTGAAGGTCTAAACCAATTAGGAAAACAAACCACAGTGGTTTTAAGAGAACCTTCATTAGGTCCTGTTTTTGGAATTAAAGGTGGAGCTACAGGTGGTGGTTACTCACAAGTACTTCCGATGGAGGATATTAACCTACATTTTACTGGTGATTTTTCTGCTATAGAGAAAGCTCATAATTTACTATCGGCTGTTATTGATAATAATATACAAAGTAAAACAAATTCATTGGGTATAGATGCCAGAACTGTTACCTGGAAAAGGGTAATGGATATGAATGACAGAGCCCTTCGACATATTGTTGTAGGCCTGGGAGGAACAACCTCTGGTGTCCCAAGAGAAACAGGTTTTGATATTACGGCAGCATCAGAAATAATGGCAATCTTATGCTTGGCAGATGATTTAGAAAACCTAAAAGAGCGATTAGGGAACATCTTTATTGGATATACTTTTGGTAAAAAACCAGTATATGCCAAAGATCTAAAAGTCGAAGGAGCTATGGCAGCACTTCTTAAAGATGCAGTCAAACCAAACCTGGTACAAACCATAGAAGGTAACCCGGCAATTATTCATGGCGGACCTTTTGCCAATATAGCACAAGGTACCAACTCTGTAATTGCAACACGAATGGGAATGTCTCTTTCTGATTATACCGTAACAGAAGCAGGTTTTGGTGCAGATTTGGGTGCAGAGAAGTTTTTGGATATAAAATGCCAAAGCGCTGGGATTTCACCAAAAGCAATCGTAATCACTACTACAATACGAGCATTAAAATATCATGGAGGAGCGGATTTAAAGTCATTGACGGATCCAAATGTAGAAGCGCTTAAAAACGGAATACCAAATCTTGAAAAGCATTTAGAAAATGTAAAGCAGTTTGGAATCACTCCTGTTATTGCTATCAATAGATTTGTGTCTGATAGCGATGAAGAAATTGCAGCTATTCAAGAGTTTGCAAAAAATAATAATGTAAGAGTTGCTTTAGCCGAAGTTTGGGCTAAAGGAGGAAAAGGTGCCATTGAGCTTGCAAAACACGTAGTTGAGATTGTAGAATCTGGTGATTCAAACTTTTCTCCACTATACAATTGGGAAGCAGATGTAACCGAAAAGATTGAAACTATTGCTACCAAAATATATGGTGCAAATCGTGTGGATTATACTGCAAAAGCAAAGAAAAACCTAAGAACAATTGCAGCATTAGGATTAGAGAATCTTCCTGTTTGTATTGCCAAAACTCAAAAATCATTATCTGATAACCCCAAATTAATAGGTCGTCCTAAAGATTTTACTATAACGATTAGAGAAATAGAAATAGCTGCAGGTGCAGGGTTTTTGGTGCCAATTACCGGAGATATGATGAGAATGCCAGGTCTTCCTGCGCATCCGGCATCAGAAAACATCAATATTGATAATGACGGAAATATTACAGGCCTATTTTAG
- a CDS encoding ABC transporter permease, with protein sequence MTTTTFYFNSLRNETLKLKHTFALWLTAICALLIPLLFFIVYMVKWEKLIPAEGVNPWNKFANEQIVNSLPALVPLFIVLITSLIIQVEHKATAIKHLFALPIPKWSVYFGKLSIIIAAVFATYAMYYGLILLNGNVLGGMRPQLNFSEFSPEYVFHIKILFRSFVSVLGILAIQFWLSFRFKNFIIPLGVGMVLVIVGLIAARAPESIYFPYSYSMISMNPLDEKTSDLSLFWWFPTVSWYSLGYFLVFAIAGFFDIKRMNVK encoded by the coding sequence ATGACAACTACTACATTCTATTTCAATAGCTTAAGAAACGAAACCCTAAAATTGAAACATACGTTTGCCTTATGGCTAACAGCTATTTGTGCACTACTTATCCCTTTATTATTTTTTATAGTATATATGGTAAAGTGGGAAAAATTGATTCCTGCCGAAGGAGTTAACCCCTGGAATAAATTCGCAAATGAGCAAATTGTGAACAGCCTTCCTGCATTGGTTCCTTTATTTATTGTCCTTATTACAAGTTTAATTATTCAGGTTGAACATAAAGCTACGGCTATTAAACATTTGTTTGCTTTACCAATCCCAAAATGGAGTGTTTATTTTGGTAAACTAAGCATAATTATTGCTGCTGTATTTGCTACATATGCTATGTATTATGGTTTAATTTTGCTAAATGGAAATGTATTAGGTGGCATGCGCCCACAATTAAATTTTTCAGAATTTTCTCCAGAATATGTATTTCATATAAAAATACTATTTCGCTCTTTTGTTTCTGTTTTGGGTATTTTAGCCATTCAATTCTGGTTAAGTTTTCGATTTAAAAATTTTATTATTCCTTTAGGCGTTGGTATGGTATTGGTAATTGTAGGTTTAATCGCTGCAAGAGCACCCGAGTCTATTTATTTTCCGTATTCCTATTCTATGATAAGCATGAACCCATTAGATGAAAAAACTTCAGATCTTAGTCTCTTTTGGTGGTTCCCTACGGTATCATGGTATAGTTTAGGATATTTTCTTGTTTTTGCGATTGCAGGCTTCTTTGATATTAAAAGAATGAATGTAAAGTAA
- a CDS encoding ABC transporter ATP-binding protein, with protein MSQLIVQTEKLNFSYSKSKKDIDSLDLEVPKGSIYGFLGPNGSGKTTTIRLLLGLLNKNSGNIRVFEKPFANHRIDTLSKIGALIENPSLYNHLSAKQNLRIASTYRENIKKDRIDEVLETVNLLHVKNKKVKTFSLGMKQRLGLAIALLSKPELLILDEPTNGLDPKGIIEMRELIKKLNKDGITIFISSHLLSEIEKTCTHVGIIREGKMLFQDTVKALTDSQSDQLRIELETDDKHRTYDQLIQMGFEIKKIEHEEHLLSVSVKEKSQIPVLVDSLQKNNIGIYQVTIKNNLEELFLNLTEN; from the coding sequence ATGAGCCAATTAATAGTCCAAACAGAAAAGCTTAACTTCTCATATTCGAAATCTAAAAAAGATATCGATAGTTTAGACTTAGAAGTCCCTAAAGGAAGTATATATGGTTTTTTAGGTCCAAACGGTTCAGGAAAAACAACTACCATAAGACTTCTCTTAGGTTTACTCAATAAAAATTCGGGAAATATTAGGGTTTTTGAAAAACCTTTCGCAAACCATAGAATTGATACACTATCAAAAATTGGAGCATTAATAGAAAACCCTTCTCTTTACAACCATTTAAGTGCAAAACAAAATTTACGTATTGCCTCTACGTATCGGGAAAACATCAAGAAAGATCGAATAGATGAAGTTTTAGAAACGGTCAACCTTTTACATGTAAAAAATAAAAAAGTAAAAACCTTTTCTTTAGGAATGAAACAACGTTTAGGGCTAGCAATAGCACTACTTTCAAAACCAGAGTTATTGATCTTAGATGAGCCAACAAATGGATTGGACCCAAAGGGAATTATCGAAATGAGGGAATTAATAAAAAAATTGAACAAAGATGGTATCACCATTTTTATCTCAAGTCATTTATTAAGTGAAATTGAAAAAACATGTACTCATGTTGGGATTATTAGAGAAGGAAAAATGCTTTTTCAAGATACTGTCAAGGCTTTAACCGATTCACAATCAGATCAATTACGGATCGAACTTGAAACAGACGATAAGCATCGCACATATGATCAACTGATTCAAATGGGGTTCGAAATAAAAAAGATAGAACATGAAGAACACCTTCTTTCGGTTTCTGTAAAAGAAAAATCCCAAATTCCTGTATTGGTCGATTCGCTTCAAAAAAATAACATTGGTATTTATCAGGTAACGATTAAAAATAACCTGGAAGAATTGTTTCTTAATCTCACCGAAAATTAA
- a CDS encoding TerC family protein — MFEIFTSADAWVALLTLTFLEIVLGIDNIIFISLASNKLPDQQQKKATNIGLLLAMVMRVVLLFGISLLVAMEAPFWHINLPWIEAGISGQALILFAGGIFLLYKSVHEIHEKVDEKGEEEKEIEAKSSSSLSNAIVQITLINVVFSFDSILTAVGMTNGLSDNPNDALIIMIIAVVVSVLIMMLFATPVGRFVNKHPSIQILGLSFLILIGFMLIAEAAHLAHLQIFESEVGTIPKGYLYFTIAFSLLIEFLNFKLRKKQKTAKQKV; from the coding sequence ATGTTCGAAATTTTCACATCTGCAGATGCTTGGGTCGCCCTATTAACACTTACATTTTTAGAAATTGTTCTTGGTATTGACAATATCATCTTTATTTCACTGGCTTCTAACAAATTACCAGATCAACAACAAAAAAAGGCAACTAATATTGGATTACTATTAGCCATGGTTATGCGTGTCGTTCTATTATTTGGTATATCACTATTAGTTGCCATGGAAGCTCCTTTTTGGCATATCAATCTTCCCTGGATAGAAGCTGGTATTAGTGGTCAGGCTTTAATCCTATTTGCCGGTGGAATTTTCCTACTATATAAGAGTGTTCATGAAATTCATGAAAAGGTCGATGAGAAAGGTGAAGAAGAAAAAGAAATTGAAGCTAAAAGTTCTTCTTCTCTTTCTAATGCAATTGTACAAATCACCTTAATTAATGTTGTCTTTTCTTTTGATTCTATCCTTACAGCAGTAGGAATGACAAACGGATTAAGTGATAATCCTAATGATGCTTTAATAATAATGATTATTGCCGTAGTAGTATCTGTATTAATTATGATGCTGTTTGCAACTCCTGTAGGACGTTTTGTAAACAAACACCCTTCAATTCAGATACTTGGACTTTCATTCTTAATCCTTATTGGATTTATGCTTATCGCAGAAGCTGCACATTTAGCACATCTTCAGATATTCGAAAGCGAAGTTGGTACCATACCAAAAGGATACCTCTATTTTACCATTGCGTTCTCACTATTAATAGAGTTTCTAAACTTTAAACTACGAAAAAAGCAAAAAACAGCTAAACAAAAAGTATAA
- a CDS encoding DNA topoisomerase IV: protein MKRFALLFFSTLLMSSCYQQERNCTDFHTGTFEFETFLDGELVTTTFIRNDTIEIDYFRGKADTASIRWINDCEYIVQKLSPKNMAEKKAIHMKILTTDKNIYTFEYGLVDATNKQRGTAKKIK from the coding sequence ATGAAGCGATTTGCTTTACTATTTTTCTCTACGCTACTTATGAGTAGTTGTTACCAACAAGAACGCAACTGTACAGATTTTCATACAGGGACTTTTGAATTTGAAACTTTTCTGGATGGTGAATTGGTTACAACCACTTTTATTCGAAATGATACTATAGAAATTGATTATTTCAGAGGTAAGGCTGACACAGCCAGTATTCGATGGATTAATGACTGTGAATATATTGTACAAAAATTGTCTCCCAAAAATATGGCAGAGAAAAAAGCTATACATATGAAAATCTTAACAACCGATAAAAACATCTACACTTTTGAATACGGATTAGTAGATGCAACTAATAAACAACGTGGAACCGCAAAAAAAATAAAATAA
- a CDS encoding helix-turn-helix domain-containing protein: MVNNKDFGKRIQKIMDYHAVSASSFADYMGVGRSSISHILSGRNKPSLDFVMKIVDAYTDVDLQWLLYGKGTFPKSENVSIEKKNPLPDTSTISQSTPPSITVSKQDLFSQSSPEEKITDPNTPPLEKISRVISTENEIDRIVIFYTDGTFSSYHMKKS; the protein is encoded by the coding sequence ATGGTAAACAATAAAGATTTTGGTAAAAGAATCCAAAAAATAATGGATTATCATGCTGTATCTGCCTCATCTTTTGCAGATTACATGGGTGTAGGTCGTTCTTCTATTTCTCATATTCTTAGCGGACGTAACAAACCTAGTCTTGATTTTGTAATGAAGATTGTTGATGCATATACTGATGTAGATTTACAATGGTTGTTATATGGAAAAGGAACATTTCCTAAATCTGAGAATGTTTCTATTGAGAAAAAAAATCCTTTGCCAGACACCTCTACTATTTCTCAATCTACACCTCCTTCAATTACAGTTTCTAAACAAGATTTATTTTCACAGTCATCCCCAGAAGAAAAAATAACTGATCCTAATACTCCTCCTCTAGAAAAAATTTCTCGAGTAATTTCTACAGAAAATGAAATAGATAGAATTGTTATTTTTTATACCGATGGTACCTTTAGTTCATATCACATGAAAAAATCTTAA
- a CDS encoding M14 family zinc carboxypeptidase, translated as MDTHTLQNWFDTYKEVSLFGRYITLDYISPLLDLLSLKTEIEQIGFSENNASIHLIKLGSGSKKLLFWSQMHGNESTTTKAVFDLLNFVTDVSNDLAKTILEECTIYIIPILSPDGAKAYTRLNFNQVDLNRDAQQKTQKESIVFSKLVERIRPDFAFNLHGQRTIFSAGETKYPATVSFLSPASDLERSITPSRKIAMEIIAKMNMVLQHFIPNQVGRYDDGFNLNCVGDTLASMGIPTILFEAGHYSNDYDREITREYIFYSLLTSIEYITTTQITGDRYKDYFSIPENGKCFYDVIIRDVMLKGENVDIAVQYSEELVKKSVKFIPKIVKIGDLQKFYGHREIIGKKRTIYNENVTVEIVPEAMLLKFHLNSELFLIESTKS; from the coding sequence ATGGATACGCATACATTACAGAACTGGTTCGATACCTATAAAGAAGTTTCTTTATTTGGGCGTTATATTACTCTGGATTATATTTCTCCTTTATTAGATCTTTTATCTTTAAAAACCGAAATTGAACAGATAGGGTTTTCTGAGAATAATGCATCTATACATCTTATTAAATTAGGTAGTGGATCTAAAAAACTTTTGTTTTGGTCGCAGATGCATGGTAATGAAAGTACAACTACAAAGGCTGTATTTGATCTCTTAAACTTCGTTACAGACGTTTCAAATGATTTGGCAAAAACTATTTTAGAAGAGTGTACAATATATATAATACCTATTTTAAGTCCCGATGGAGCAAAGGCATATACCAGGCTTAATTTTAACCAGGTAGATCTTAATAGAGATGCACAGCAAAAAACACAAAAGGAGAGTATAGTATTTAGTAAACTAGTCGAGCGTATTCGACCGGATTTTGCGTTTAATCTTCATGGGCAACGTACTATTTTTAGTGCAGGAGAAACTAAGTATCCTGCCACTGTGTCTTTTTTATCTCCTGCAAGTGATTTGGAACGATCAATAACTCCAAGTCGTAAAATAGCTATGGAAATCATTGCTAAGATGAATATGGTGCTCCAACACTTTATTCCGAATCAAGTAGGGCGATATGATGATGGATTTAATTTAAATTGTGTAGGGGATACTTTAGCGAGTATGGGAATACCTACTATATTGTTTGAAGCTGGGCACTACTCTAATGATTATGATCGTGAAATAACCAGAGAATACATATTTTATTCTCTTTTAACTTCGATAGAATATATAACGACTACTCAAATCACAGGAGATAGATATAAAGATTATTTTTCAATACCAGAAAATGGAAAATGTTTCTATGATGTCATTATAAGAGATGTCATGTTAAAGGGTGAAAATGTAGATATAGCCGTTCAATACAGCGAAGAATTAGTCAAAAAGAGTGTGAAATTTATACCAAAAATTGTTAAAATTGGCGATCTTCAAAAATTTTACGGTCATAGAGAGATTATTGGCAAAAAAAGGACAATATATAACGAAAACGTTACAGTAGAGATAGTTCCAGAGGCTATGCTGTTAAAATTTCACCTAAACTCTGAATTATTCTTAATAGAATCAACAAAAAGTTAA
- a CDS encoding Lrp/AsnC family transcriptional regulator: MAKFKLDEVDHQILDMLIENTRTPFTDIAKKLLISAGTVHVRVKKMEEAGIIEGSSLTLDYKKLGYSFIAYVGIYLQNTSQTKFVLERINEIPFVTVAHITTGKFNIFCKVRAKDTNHAKEIIFKLDDIDGVYRTETMISLEESINDKKRLMHSIFQDL, translated from the coding sequence ATGGCAAAGTTTAAATTAGACGAAGTTGACCACCAAATTCTAGACATGTTGATCGAGAATACTCGTACACCATTTACAGATATCGCAAAAAAATTGTTGATTTCTGCGGGTACAGTACATGTGCGAGTTAAAAAAATGGAAGAAGCAGGTATTATTGAAGGATCTTCTTTAACATTAGACTATAAGAAATTGGGATATTCATTTATAGCATATGTAGGAATTTATCTTCAGAATACTTCGCAAACCAAATTCGTCTTAGAAAGGATTAATGAAATACCATTTGTAACGGTTGCTCATATTACAACAGGAAAGTTTAATATTTTCTGTAAAGTAAGAGCTAAAGACACGAATCATGCTAAGGAGATTATTTTTAAACTAGATGATATTGATGGCGTATATCGTACCGAAACTATGATTTCATTAGAAGAGAGTATTAATGATAAGAAACGATTAATGCACTCTATTTTTCAGGATTTATAA